GGTGTGAATGCATTAGGGATCTGGCTCCCAGGGGAGTGATGGAAGTGCAGCTCTCCCCAGAAATGCCCCTGAGCCACTCGGACAGACAGGGACGTGAGACAGGAGAGCTCCCATTTGTGCCACTTTTGCAATTTTTCCACCTGCAGAGGTGTAGTTATCTCACTTTCATGGCTACTCCTCCAGTCACCCCACTGAAACCCTCCTGCATTTTCAGAATCAGCAGCAGGAGGCCAGGACCTTCTCAAGGGGGTCTGGTCTCAAGGGGGGTCTGGGGCAGCCGCGTTATTCCCAGCCGTGCACCCCAGAGGCATTTCCCAGCTGGGATCCAGGCGGAGCTCAGCTTTTCTGCAAGCAAAGCCATTTCTCTTCATCCCTGAGTCAGCGCTCCCACGGggactgctgctgtcacaccaACACTGCAGGTCCCACGGagacagcacagctctgagctgtcTGATTTGTGGAGGCTGAAGGGCAGCATTAATTGCACGGGTGATGGCTGTGAGCTGCTTCCCATCGTGAACTTTAGACCCTAATTTCCAAACTGGCGACACGGAAGCGGTGCCCTGACCGAGTCATTATTGATGCACTAATAAAacctttgggggaaaaaaaaaaaaaaggaaaaaaagaaagaaaaggaaagcaaataagGCAAACTCTATGGCCCCAGAATTTGGCTGAAAAGAAAtggtgtggggctgccccagggaGGTGAGAGGAGGAAGCAAACCCTGGGGGGCTGCTCACCATCCTCCCGACAGTGCTGGATGCTTTCCTGGGTGATTTGGTGCATTAGCTTTAAGACAAAAAGGAGCCAACTCCTCTGGGAGGCGATAAGAGCAGAGGAAACAGTAAATCATTAAGCCAGCTCAGCATAATGAACAGGCAGAAGGACAAAGTGCATTAATTACAAGGAAGAGAGTGCGGGGGCATTGTCAAGCAGATCAGACCAGTGGGAGCATGGCAAAGTCATGCCTTGCAGGGATGCCCTGTGCCAGTGGTCACCAGTGGTGGTAGCAACAGCAGCTGCATCTCTAGCTTTTGGATTTGGGATTTTTCCCCTGTGTGAAGGGTagcaccacctcactgtgtgTGGAGCTGGATGGAcagacagcagctgctcagagctgaaATCAGAACTGTTGGCTTTTCTTCATCCTACAAGTGGGCTGTGCATGTAACACAGAGCAGTGACCTTTCAGTTTCCCCACTGTGACTGAAGCCCATCAGGTCCTATGAACACCAGCCTTGCCGTAGAGCAGCTGGAGTTGGTTTGCAAAGTTCTTTATTTGACATTTAGTACAGCTTTATGACAGGGTAGTCACAACATTAACACGGCATGGCTGCAGGAGTGCCTTGCTGCTATGTTCTCCCAGGGGTTTGCTGTTCTATCAGCCATTACTTGGATATGTCTGCATGTACACGATGTGGCTCACTGCTCACCCCAGCACACAGATTGTCAGCCTCACTTGGCCCAGACACGGTGCTCCCTTTGTTGCAGGGTACAGGTAGATGCTCTGATTGCATGGTTGTCTCCTTCAAAGGACCAAAGAGCCCATTGTATTAACCTGCTGGactgtgccagcagagctggtAAGCAGCGCCTTGCtttgattttgtatttaattatgCAATGCGCCCATTGTCAGTAAATCTCTGCTTTTAAGTCACGAAATAAGGCAGAGCCTTGCAGCACTGCTAAAACCTTCCTGCAAAGCTGCTatcaaaaacagcagaaaaaaaaaatgttttaaaggaCAGCATTTTCTCCCTAGCGTTAAGTTCCCTCCTCCTTTATTTTTGGCATTAAAATGTTGCAGGCATTAGGTGAAGGCTCCGGCAGCACCAGCCTGGTGGAAGGGGCATTGTGGCACACAGGCAGCTGCATGCCCAGGGCAGTGCTTGCACCAGAAGCAGTGTTTGCCCCCAAATATGCCCTCTCCATTCCAGTGGGCCATGTCTGTGCCATGAGCTGGCTCCTGTTGGTGCAGCTCAGAGCCTTGTGGGATGGAGGAGGCTTTGCTCAGCATCACCAGCACAGCCTTTGCTATCAATTAAAATCTCCTAATTGACCAGCCCGACACAGCCGATCTGTAACTGTGCCAAGGCAGGCCCCCAAACATATGCTTGAGCCCACATCAAAGAGCTAATCGTTTCTCCACCTAATTAAACAAACCGGCAAATGGCAAGCAGGAGCCGGCTGGGTTTTAATTGCTGTGATTCTCCTAGGAAACGGGTCCcctggctcctgcagccctgagctGTGCCGGCACTGAGGGCTGAGCAGAGCTTGGCTGGGAGCCCCGCTGCCTGGTGATGCTCAGGGGTAGCACTGGTGCAGCTGGTTTGGGCTGGGGGGGCatttcagcagctttgtttttcaccaAACCCTTTGCTTTGATGCGTTTGGGTTGAAGCAATTCcaggaatttaaaaaattcttgCTCATAGCACAGCACTCCCGTGGTTGCTCTAATCCTTCTGTATGAGCTAAACAACCCCAGTGATGTTTCCTTGCAGCACACCTCCCAGTTCTCCCTGTGCATTGGCCCTCCTGCCCggtcccagtgctgcaggggaTGGTCTTGCTCAAAAAGGGAGGGACAACCCCAAGGTTCAGGCAGGAATGCCAGAgactgcagcagggacagggccTCTGCTTAACCAGCCTGGGCTCCAGTGCTTCCAGTCCTCCCTGAAAGGTGAAGGGAACAAAGCTTCCAGTTTCCCCCACAGCATTACACCAAATACCAATGTGGTTTGTGTAAtggtattgtttttctttgccttttagTCAGAGGACGTTGTCAGGATGGCAAACTTCAAGGGCCACGCACTTCCAGGCAGTTTCTTCCTGGTCTTTGGGCTCTGGTGGTCTGTGAAATACCCACTGAGGTACCTCAGccagaaagcaagcaagaagtCCCAAAAGAATTACTGCTTCCAGCGAGTGGATGCCATTGAAGGAGGAGTTAAAATCACCTTTGCTCTAATAGGTAAGGGTTATGCTGGGTTGGCGATGCCGGCAGCTTCCCATCCTGTAGCAATGACCATGGTGCAGCCCTCACTCCAGAGAAGCGGGTCTAGATCTGGAAGGATGCTGACCTCTAATAGAGTCTGATGCAAAGAGACCAAATCTCACATCCCTTCCCAAAGCTGAGCTACCATTAATGCGGCCAGTCCTGACCCaagtcagcagctgctgccttcagaaTGCCCCCGCAGCAACCGGTAGCATCAGCCATCGTTGCATATAAGCCATGATCTTGTATATCCGTGCAGGGATGCTGGCAGAACAGTTCGTCCCCGATGGGCCCCACTTGTACCTCTACAGCGGGGAGAAACGGGACTGGGTGAAGCTGATGAACTGGCAGCACACCACCATGTACCTCTTCTACGGCCTCTCTGGGGTGGTGGATGTCTGCACCTACCTCTGCCCCATGGTGCCACGGGGTCTGGACCGCCTGATGCTATCCGTGGCCGTGTTCGTTGAAGGTCAGTAGGAGATGGCACTTCATTTGGGGAGGGATCTTTGGGGTGAGTCACAGCGGGAACAAAATTTGGCAAACTGAGACATTGCTCTGGGCCCTCCTGAAGACAGGATTGGTCTGATATATTATCCATGGACTGCCTGCAGCAAGATGGGAAATATAGGCATTGATGCATCCTGGCTTTCCTGGTTTGGGGTTTCTGGTGTGACAGCAGGATGAGTTTCCTTGCTATGATGAATGGCTGGTGGATACCCTATCTATCTTACAGCCACCGAGCTGTTTCTGTGCCCCACGTTCCCCCTGAGAGCCATTAATTGTGCTGCAGGCATCGTCATTCTCATCTGCTTGCGTTGCACGTGGCAAATTCAAGTGACTTATTCTGGCTTCAGCACATCGTGAATATCATTATGTCTTCAGACTGTCTTGCGTATTGTGAGCCCAGATTTCAGACCTCTTGCCTCACTTAGGGCAGGAAGAAGGCACTAGGAAATGAAGTTCTTGCTTGtgttagtggggaaatattggtggtaggtggatggttggactagaagatcttagaggtcttttccaaccttggtaattctatgattgtgatattttcttttcccttatctCAGTGGTGTTTGAAGCACAGCACGGGCAGTTCAACGGGTAACATTTAGCACGTAAGAaaagggaatcatagaatatccagagttggaaaggacccataaggatcatcgagtccaactccagGCAATGTATCCTGGAAAGGTATCTCAGAGGAGAGCTGGGTGCTCCCCATGGCCATGCCACTTGTTCCGATGTGACAATAAGAAATGATTTCATTTCCACATCCTCCAAGATTGCTGATTTGATATACATGGGGCTCACTTTTTCCCATCTGATAAAGCTCCCTGAGATCCGGGTGGGACGTGATTTACTCTAGTGGGGCTCAGTGGTCGTGCTTAGTGTGGTTGGTGCTACCCTAAGCGTGGTACGTGTTTTGACAGGTTGTCTCTTTTATTACCACATCCTCCACCGCCCCATGCTGGATCAGCACATCCACTCCCTGCTGCTCATCGCCATCTTTTCGGGGGCCTGCAGCACCATGATGGAGGTCTTCCTCCGGGACAACATCGTGCTGGAGATGTTCAGAGCCGGCGTCACCATCGTCCAGGGCACGTGGTTCTGGCAGGTGAGGGCTGGCTCCTCCTGTGGAGCAGAGCACTGGGGTGGAAGAGCGATGATGAGAGGAGAAGGAGCCATACATCACGTCTCAATCACGCGTCTCTAAAGAATAATTTTGCAAGGCTCGCTTCATAAATAGATCATAACCCAGAGTGAAAATTTACTCATCGCAGGTCATGTCTGATGGCTGCTCTGGCTGAGATGGCTGTTTGTCTTGGCTTATTGCTTCTCTggggggaagagaaaaggcGAGTGCTCACAGTAAGCGAGCGGCGTTGTGCAGTATCTAACAACCAAGTCCTAATTGCTTAATGTGTCTAATGCACCCTGCAGCACTCCCTGTGGCTTAGTGGAAAGATGCAATCCCCACCAAGCAGTCAAATGGCTGAGTGAGAGCACGGCCTCCTGCTCGCTTCAGTGGTGGAGACACAAAGAAATCAGGGAGAACCGCTCCCAAAACTCAGCTGCCAGCAAGAAATGAGAgctctcctcctctgcctcagTCCCAGGGCTTCTGTGATAACTCAGAGCTGCCCTTATCCGGGAATGTGAATCACcaaaggcactggcacagctgcccatggagtggttgagtcactgtccctggaggtgttccagagctgtggggatgtggcactgagggacatgggcagtgggcacggtggggtgggctggggttggggatctcagaggtctcaTCTGTCCTTAATGGCTCtaggattctatggttctatgattctatgactctaaatTTGGAGCTTTTAAAGGAGGGCTAGGAACCTGCAATGCAGAGAGGCAATTGTGAGCTTCAAAGCTCCTGTAGCAGCTTCTCGTGCCTCCAGAACATCTATGAAGGTCAGAAAGCAATAACACCATTTGCAAACCAGCTCAGGCTCACGTCTCAGGGCACTGATTTTCCCTCCAAGCTAACAAAGTTCTCATCCCACCCAGGTCGGGGTCGTGCTGTTCCAGCCATGGGGAGGTCCGATGTGGGATGAGAGCGACCACAACAACATCATGTTCCTCACCATGTGCTTCTTCTGGCACTGGGCAGCTGCGGTGGTCATCCTGGCTGTGAACTACAGCATTGCTTATAGGTATCGCTGGGGCTTGGGctcaggaggagcagggctgaggtGAGATGTGCAGTGAGCAGCTGGTCCCAGTGTGCCAAGCCACAGCTGGATCTGCAGCCTATGCCTGCTGCAGGTTTCAGAGCACAGCAACAAATGTGTGCTTTATTTGTTGAATGTACAGAATGCAAAATAGGGGCAGCAAGGGACACGGGCACTGAGCACAGAGAAGACAAGTTAACATGACTCCGAGCTGCTCTGTGTGTTgtgcgctgctgctgctctgcaccaggTGCTGGCTGACACCTGAATGTCAGCATTTAATTCAATAGAGAAACCAAAGCATCCCCATCACCGCCCGACTCCTGCTCTGTCTTTGTCCCCTCCCTCACAAGGATTTTCATGCATTTGACCCTCCATGAGCTATCAACAAGAACACCAGATTTTAAGACCTCTATAACAGTTTATCCCCCTCCGTGTTTGAGCTCTGGCTGTCGGTGATGTCTTGCCCCGTGTGTTGCAGCTGCATGCAGCGGTGCAGGAGAGGCAGCGGAGAGCCCTACATCAGCCTCGGGGTGCGGAAGCAGAAGGATGACACGAGCTCCCAGGCTGCATTCCTGAACGGGTCGGATGAAGAGTGAGGGGGGTGCAAGCTCCTCCTGCAAACTGGTGAAGAATCCgttttccagaagaaaagcacaaacaaaTCCTAACAAAATGTTTATGTCTtggggagagcagagaggagctgccCTTGTGCTGCTGGGAATCCCGCTGTGTGCACAGCGGTCTCTGCCCTCTGCTGTACCCAGATAGCACCAGCTCTGACACAAGCACTGATTGCAGTGATTTTAGCAACAAAATGAAGTGCAGAAATTGACTGCTAAGAGatggttttggggtccccatctCCATAGAGATGGATGGCATCCTTTGGCTTTCCCAACTCTCCGCCTGCCCAACCTGCTGTGACCCAAGGCAGGGAAGCTCCACGCTGGGGCCAGGTCCTCTGACACCCCCACACCACGGCATCATCCCAAGGAGGGAGATGGAAGGAGTGATGTGAGATCATGTCAAATTTGCAACACCACAGCTTCATTGTACGCAATACGAATTTTATTGCCAAAGCTGTGAactgaagacattttaaaaacagttttctattCACTTAAATTCTCAAAGAGGGAATAAATATGAAGCAAAAATCCTTGCTGAGCTGATATCCTTTCAGTCGGACAAATTATGGAGCGTGTAACAGACACTTAGGCAGACCCAGCTCTCAgaccagcagagctcagagccccgtGATGCATGTGGCTGAGCACCAGGACTCACCAAACGGCCCCACTTTCCATGAGCAAACCCCCAAAGTTGGGAAAGTGCAATGAAATGGATGCACCTTGCGTTCTCAGCCCACCTGGGCTGGGTGATTCTTTGCAAAAAGGTCACTTCCCAGGTAAGAGGAGATCGGGCACACAGCCTCCCTGGGTTTCCAGCCTTTGGAGCAGGTTTGTTTCACAGTGCTCGTTCTCAAGAGGCACAAATGGGCTCAGTGCAAAGGGAATTTAGCAGCAGAGCAATTCACCTCTGCAAACCCACGCGATTAACGCCACACAGTGAAGTGCCATGACTTGTAACTGCTGGACACCAGCAGCATTTGGCAGATACTCGTTGTGCCATGAGGTGCTTGGGGTAAGCTTTCCCCAGACAGCACGGTTCTCCTGGCTGCAGTGATATGGGGCCCGGGGACGGTGACAAGGTgttcttggaggtcttttctgacattaatgattctgtggttctgtccCAGCACCGTGCAGCCACCAGCTCCTCAAGCACAGAGCGAACCTCATTGCAGGGCAGCAAACCGAGCCACCTCGAGGGTTCCAGGGCAGGGAACAAGCCGAAACGGGCAGCAAAAGCATCTCAGCGTGATGCTGTTTAGAAAAGCGAGCAGCCCTCTTCCCACCCCACGGCCACACGAGGGCAGAGCTGCGCGGAGCTGCGGGCGGAGGTCACCTTGCAGCTCCCACCCGAGGGGATGCGGGTGGAAGCCGACCTCGGCTTCCCGGTGGGAAGGGGTCGATTGAAGTCTCCGCGGCGGCTGCAGTCCCCTCTGAGCCCCGTCCagtgtccccttgtccccacgCGGCCCCCAAACGCTTTTCCCCTCCGTAGCGCCGAGAGTTGGAATTGCTTCTGTCTGCCTCATTAACTCCCGGCCCTACAAACGTCCTCGGACCGTCAGTGCGCTGCTCGctgatttgttttcctgcttggGAGCACGTTCTTTCCCAAGGTATGAAGGTCagcaaaggaggagagagagccCGTGACCCTGTAAGCAGAAACCACAGGAGGAGAGTGGTTAGGGGGGAGAATTAACGTCTTGTGTTTTAGCTGAAAAACATGTTTGTAAATAGCTGAGGTGCCCAAAGAAGGGCATGAATTTTTCTGGGTGCCCGGAGCACAATAAGTGGGGCAGAGGTGGTTTGTTATACAGTGAGGCACCACCAAAAGCCATCCTCACATTCATTTCTTACGTGACAGACATTCCAGAACAGTCCTAAATGGAATATTGCTTGTAACACAGCCTTGCTATCATCCTACAGGTCTGGAATGTGTTCTTCACTGTACAAATTGAATCATCCATTAGCATCTTGAAACTTGGTGCTGGGCCCAGCGTTGGAGCAGCTGATGTGGGGGGCCTTGGAAGGGCTGTATTGCCCAGGGTTGGTTTGGGGCAGTTTGGTTCTTGCTGTGTGTCACTGCAGCCTGGGTGGTGCTGGTTGAGGCAGGGGGATGCTGACATTCCCGAAGTAGGAAACCTCGTTTAAGGCAGGAAAGAGCTGCAGGTGTGCTACCTAGCCCCATTTCTTCAGCATgacaggaaaacacagaacatcATCCCAAAGCACCACGCATCCCCCGCCCTGCTGTCCTCCCATCCACCGGCCTCATCCCATGCTGCTGACCAGAGATAGGATCTACCACTGCCACCCTCCCTGGCTGCATTTATGTAAGGCTGAAGGGACGGCGTAGGATGCAGAACAAGCCCAGCCTATGCTTCTACCACCTGCTTCACCTCCCCTGTTGCCTGTTTATGAAAGCCTGTCTTAGCATTcgtcataataataataatactttgcACTTCCCTAACAACCATCCATCTGCAGAGCCCGAGCTGCTGGCAAACCTTTAATTAGATCGTGCCTCCCACCACCCCCAGGAAGCAGGCAAACATTATCACATTTTTTCATTAGCACTGAGGCCGGTGATGAACCTTCGGGGAGAGGATGTTGCAGTtacagccaagaaaaaaaaaagataattaaaaacgAAATGCAGTTCCGTTTGGTGTTTAGCTTGAGAACATCAGGGCTGGAGCCCAGGGAGGGCAGGCGTTGCTGGGACCATCTCATAATGCTCCCCTGTGCCCCAGCAacctgcagctggggagctgtAGGTGCCACTCTCTGAGCGTATCCCTTCGTGCAGCAATTTCAGCACAGTGTGGTTGGTCCTCCATGATTTTGGGTGGTTGCTGTCATTTATCCCAGCTTATCCCGAGCACTTATCCCAGTTTCACCCTCACTTTTTATTACAGGGATTGTTTCAATGTCTAGAATCCCCATTTCCCCAAGCATTTCATACCCCGGCTTTCCCCAAGGACTCTCAAAAACAGACCAGTAAGCACTTGATTACCATTTGCCCTTTCTATGAGCCCtttctctgcctgctgtgctcctgctggctctTTAAGCTCCCTGCCAAAAGGCACCTTCAGCTCCGAGCAGCCGTGCCTtgtttcctcccttcttcccccagctgctgccctcccagctcTGTCCTCCCACTGCTCGAAGGGCTTCGTTCCTTCTGCTTGCCACCAGCTTTGAGGTAAGCTGCTTTTTGGGATGCTGCTTTGTAGGGCTGggtgaggaaaggaagaaaggaaaggaaggcagaaaggggaactgagctgcacagaggctgctgaaggtgctgctgttctctgccAGAAACCTGAGTGCTCTGTTATTTTCATGGGGGGTCTGTAAGGAGAGCTGCTATGGGGACTTAGGGAGATCAGTTGCAGGGTAGCACCCTGCAAGGTCCTGCAGCCCTGGTTTGGTGAAGCTGCATGTTCTGGCATCCCCTCTGAGCTGAAGGCTCCTGTTGCAGCGTGCTGAGCTCCGTCTCTGCACGGGCAGAAGGATGAGCAGCACCTGTGGGTGAGAGCACTGTGTTCCTGTCCCCATGTGCAtttccctgccctgccagcactgaGTTTCCTCCCgctggatggagctttgcaCACtctggagctgcctgcaggaagggctggagGCCCGCACTGTGTGGCAGcatgccagcagctgcctgtttttcctccttcctccttcttgctATTGCTGATATGGAGATAACGTGTGTAAAAGGGCTCCTGGCTACGGCTCGGTGGCCTTTATGGCTGTGCAGGAGAGCAGCCCCGGGGGGGACTGCTTATGTTGGTTCCCCTCCTGCTATTCCAGCCTTAGGGCTTCCCTTGGGTGTTGGCTTATGTGTGCAGCTCTTGGCAGGGCTGAGCACTGGGCACAGCTTATCACGCAGCCCAAATGGGGGATTTTGGGGTTGCACTGGGCCCTGTGACACGCACCCACAAGTGTTGAGACCCAGAGAAATATTGGGCTGTGGCTGCACTGAGTGCTTGTTGTTGCCTACATCTGCTCCTTGGGCAGAGCTCGTTGCTTTTGCAGTAGGAACTCAGTGATTTGAAAGGAGATGGGGATGCTGGGGTCACAGTGTCTGTTTGCCTCGAGGCACTTGCATTCCTTGCTCATCCCTGCAGCTGGTGAGGTGAAAAGGCTGGACGTGCAGGGATTGCTTTGCATGTTGGTATGGTTTGTGTCTGCAAATGCTTAACACTGGGCAGCACTGAGTGTCagacaagaaaaagcagcaaaa
The DNA window shown above is from Numida meleagris isolate 19003 breed g44 Domestic line chromosome 23, NumMel1.0, whole genome shotgun sequence and carries:
- the TMEM45B gene encoding transmembrane protein 45B: MANFKGHALPGSFFLVFGLWWSVKYPLRYLSQKASKKSQKNYCFQRVDAIEGGVKITFALIGMLAEQFVPDGPHLYLYSGEKRDWVKLMNWQHTTMYLFYGLSGVVDVCTYLCPMVPRGLDRLMLSVAVFVEGCLFYYHILHRPMLDQHIHSLLLIAIFSGACSTMMEVFLRDNIVLEMFRAGVTIVQGTWFWQVGVVLFQPWGGPMWDESDHNNIMFLTMCFFWHWAAAVVILAVNYSIAYSCMQRCRRGSGEPYISLGVRKQKDDTSSQAAFLNGSDEE